The following are encoded in a window of Xanthocytophaga agilis genomic DNA:
- a CDS encoding ABC transporter permease, producing the protein MLINYLKIAWKVLGRNRFFTFISLFGISFTLMILLVITSFLSHLLGENYPEDKRDRSLYVMRSVMRNTKQNGQMTGPISAYFVINYLKKMQSPEKVAFMSFVPSNVNTFVGNKKLSLFAKYTDAEFWNVLNFKFIEGKPYQTNQVANSEKVVVITEDTRRQYFGEGVAAVGKYININNESYRISGVVKEVPITRIHVSSDVYMPYTHDKINLKNLEYNGRYCAILLASTSADVPKMRAEFDNMAAKLPLPDPKSFDKLIIHADDFIDGMLRNFTGIDEESPRDYFMRIGAIFAFLFMLLPAVNLINVNISRILERSSEIGVRKAFGASSPHLVLQFIVENIAITFIGGLIGFVGAGLVVYIINNSGLIPYGDLTINFTVLATGLTLCLIFGVLSGVYPAFRMSRLHIVKALKAGE; encoded by the coding sequence ATGCTTATAAATTATCTGAAAATTGCCTGGAAGGTGCTGGGACGGAATCGGTTCTTTACATTCATTAGTTTGTTTGGAATCAGCTTTACCCTGATGATTCTGCTGGTAATCACGTCCTTCCTGAGTCATCTCCTGGGCGAAAACTATCCGGAAGATAAACGGGACCGATCACTTTATGTGATGCGTTCTGTAATGCGAAACACCAAACAGAATGGACAGATGACAGGTCCGATTTCTGCTTATTTCGTCATAAATTACCTAAAAAAGATGCAATCGCCTGAAAAAGTAGCATTTATGAGTTTTGTACCCAGCAATGTTAATACGTTCGTAGGCAATAAAAAGCTTTCTCTTTTTGCAAAGTATACAGATGCTGAATTCTGGAATGTATTAAACTTCAAGTTCATCGAAGGCAAACCATATCAGACAAACCAAGTAGCTAATAGTGAAAAGGTAGTAGTTATTACAGAAGATACCAGACGACAATATTTTGGTGAGGGTGTAGCCGCGGTAGGAAAATACATCAATATCAACAATGAATCGTATCGTATATCCGGAGTTGTAAAAGAAGTTCCTATTACGCGTATCCACGTTTCGTCAGATGTGTATATGCCGTATACGCATGACAAAATAAATCTGAAAAATCTTGAGTACAATGGTCGGTATTGTGCCATTTTACTGGCTTCCACATCCGCTGACGTTCCAAAAATGCGGGCAGAGTTTGATAATATGGCAGCAAAGCTACCCTTACCTGATCCTAAATCATTTGATAAGTTAATTATCCATGCTGACGACTTTATTGACGGTATGCTTCGCAACTTCACAGGCATCGATGAAGAAAGTCCCAGAGATTACTTCATGCGAATTGGTGCTATCTTCGCCTTTCTGTTTATGCTGCTTCCTGCTGTGAATCTGATTAATGTCAATATCAGTCGTATTCTGGAACGTTCTTCTGAAATAGGTGTCCGCAAAGCATTTGGAGCTTCTTCTCCTCATCTGGTATTGCAGTTTATTGTCGAAAACATTGCCATCACCTTTATCGGTGGACTGATTGGTTTTGTAGGTGCAGGCTTGGTAGTGTACATTATCAATAACAGTGGCCTTATTCCCTATGGAGATCTGACAATCAATTTCACTGTGCTGGCAACAGGTTTGACTCTCTGCCTCATATTTGGAGTGCTTTCAGGTGTATATCCTGCATTTCGGATGTCTCGTCTTCATATTGTTAAGGCACTGAAAGCAGGTGAATAA
- a CDS encoding ABC transporter permease, with product MIKHLFKLIWNQKRKSFLLITEIFFSFMVLFAVLSLMVKYIQNYSKPMGFEYENVWVVNLDNLTEIETDSLGTPFHQAREFITSFPEVEAVSFASQNLPFAASTHNSSVKYGNISSMAHIYTVEDTYPKTMNLQMSKGRWFDKTDQGTKYQPIVITEQLSQNLFGNENPIGKIIKADTTHKVVGVVASYKDKGDFTDPVAGIFFPISAGKDYKSNILVKVKPGTGAIFEAKLFKGLGGLLRGWNVEIEHLTDKKANQNKVVFIPMTVLLIVCTFLIFNVSLGLFGILWQNINQRKGEIGLRRAIGATEKDISKQFIGEVMVIATFALIIGLFFAVQFPLLHVFDLAADIYLIAMLISVIVIYLLVMVCAFNPSRQAASIQPAMALHEE from the coding sequence ATGATAAAGCACTTATTCAAATTAATCTGGAATCAAAAGCGAAAAAGCTTTTTACTGATAACAGAGATCTTTTTCTCTTTTATGGTTCTTTTCGCAGTATTAAGCCTTATGGTTAAATACATTCAAAATTATTCAAAACCTATGGGCTTTGAATATGAGAATGTGTGGGTCGTAAACCTGGATAATCTTACAGAAATAGAAACTGATTCATTAGGTACTCCTTTTCATCAAGCCAGAGAGTTTATTACCTCCTTTCCAGAAGTGGAAGCAGTCAGTTTTGCTTCTCAGAATCTTCCTTTCGCTGCATCCACTCACAACTCATCGGTTAAATATGGTAATATAAGCTCTATGGCCCATATCTACACGGTAGAAGATACCTATCCTAAAACCATGAATTTACAAATGAGTAAAGGAAGATGGTTTGATAAAACAGATCAGGGTACTAAATATCAGCCCATTGTTATTACAGAACAACTAAGTCAAAACTTGTTTGGCAATGAAAATCCAATTGGAAAAATTATTAAAGCAGATACTACCCATAAGGTTGTAGGTGTGGTAGCTAGCTACAAAGACAAAGGTGATTTTACAGACCCTGTTGCTGGTATATTTTTTCCTATTTCTGCTGGCAAAGACTATAAATCAAATATACTGGTTAAAGTAAAACCAGGAACCGGGGCTATCTTTGAAGCAAAACTATTCAAAGGACTGGGTGGACTTTTAAGAGGATGGAATGTAGAAATTGAACACCTCACAGACAAAAAAGCTAATCAGAACAAAGTAGTATTTATTCCTATGACCGTTCTACTTATTGTCTGCACATTTCTGATCTTTAATGTTTCTCTTGGCTTATTCGGTATACTCTGGCAAAATATCAACCAGCGTAAGGGAGAAATCGGACTGCGCAGAGCCATTGGCGCTACTGAAAAAGATATATCTAAGCAGTTTATCGGTGAAGTAATGGTAATTGCCACGTTTGCACTTATCATTGGGTTATTCTTTGCAGTACAGTTCCCATTGCTTCATGTCTTTGATTTAGCGGCTGATATATATTTGATTGCCATGCTGATATCTGTTATCGTCATTTATCTACTAGTAATGGTCTGTGCATTTAACCCAAGTCGACAGGCAGCTAGCATCCAACCCGCTATGGCCTTGCATGAAGAATAG
- a CDS encoding alpha/beta hydrolase family esterase, with amino-acid sequence MFTKKKMYQLVVVVIALIGMIAVIIGLYAYRWNLVNPLKKATLTIGNFERTFVYHVPRQVSSHPKLIIAYHGTGMWASLMQVFTGHEFDEQADMTKDAIIVYPQGYESNWNDCRKTAPYPAKQLQIDDVSFTEQIIAFFSNGYQIDKKEVYAVGFSNGGTMVMKLARQHPEWFKGFAVIGSNMPAASNDDCEDIGQPVSMLFVSGENDPIVPYQGGEIILDGKNFGFVKSAEETVAHWLTISQCTSENYKSSYYPNINPTVFRKDYMAPVTEKRICFIRIANGGHTISNRNFRIPIKKLGYMNTDVDVPVVIWEFFMSLK; translated from the coding sequence ATGTTTACAAAGAAAAAGATGTATCAATTAGTAGTAGTAGTTATCGCTCTTATAGGCATGATTGCCGTAATCATAGGTCTTTATGCTTATCGATGGAATTTAGTTAATCCTCTTAAAAAGGCAACCCTGACTATTGGCAATTTTGAGCGAACATTTGTGTATCATGTACCTAGACAAGTTTCGTCCCATCCCAAACTGATTATTGCCTATCATGGTACGGGAATGTGGGCGAGTCTGATGCAGGTGTTTACAGGGCATGAATTTGATGAGCAGGCAGACATGACAAAAGATGCCATTATAGTTTATCCGCAAGGTTACGAGAGCAACTGGAATGATTGCCGAAAAACTGCTCCTTATCCTGCTAAACAGTTGCAGATAGACGATGTTAGTTTTACAGAGCAGATTATTGCTTTTTTTAGTAATGGGTATCAGATTGATAAAAAGGAAGTATATGCAGTTGGTTTTTCAAATGGAGGTACCATGGTAATGAAACTTGCCAGACAACATCCGGAATGGTTTAAAGGATTCGCTGTTATTGGTAGCAATATGCCAGCTGCTAGCAATGATGATTGTGAGGATATTGGCCAACCTGTATCAATGTTGTTTGTAAGTGGAGAAAATGATCCCATTGTTCCTTATCAGGGAGGTGAAATTATACTGGATGGCAAAAATTTTGGCTTTGTAAAAAGCGCAGAAGAAACTGTAGCACACTGGCTTACAATTAGCCAATGTACCTCTGAGAATTATAAAAGCTCTTATTATCCCAATATAAATCCTACTGTGTTTCGGAAAGATTATATGGCTCCAGTTACAGAAAAACGTATTTGTTTTATACGTATTGCAAATGGAGGGCATACTATCTCCAATCGGAATTTCCGAATACCTATTAAAAAGCTGGGCTACATGAATACAGATGTAGATGTCCCTGTTGTAATATGGGAATTCTTTATGAGTCTGAAATAG
- a CDS encoding sigma-70 family RNA polymerase sigma factor: MKAYQEIYSIITAYIHKLTSDKNIIDEVTQEVLIKVHQSIQTLQHEDKLTSWLKRIVYTTLMDYYRREQSLLTQEIGELVSTEEYSNEGNEEVLQCIQLLIDILPEEERQLMIAVEIEGVKQTDYAKKHQLPLSTVKSRIQRARQKLKDTIKGNCFLTNDVYGNVVDYKKPSFVDSEKII, encoded by the coding sequence ATGAAAGCATATCAGGAAATATACAGTATTATTACTGCCTATATTCACAAGTTAACTTCCGATAAGAATATCATTGATGAAGTGACTCAGGAAGTATTGATCAAAGTACATCAGTCTATTCAAACACTTCAGCATGAAGATAAACTTACTTCCTGGCTCAAGCGGATTGTATACACTACTTTAATGGATTATTATCGGCGTGAACAGAGTTTGCTAACGCAGGAAATAGGAGAGTTGGTCTCTACGGAAGAATATAGTAATGAAGGCAATGAAGAAGTGTTACAGTGTATCCAACTGTTGATTGACATATTACCAGAGGAAGAACGACAACTTATGATTGCGGTTGAAATTGAAGGTGTAAAGCAAACAGATTATGCAAAGAAACATCAACTGCCTTTAAGTACAGTAAAATCACGAATCCAACGTGCCCGTCAAAAATTGAAGGATACCATAAAAGGCAATTGTTTTCTTACAAATGATGTATATGGGAATGTCGTAGACTATAAAAAGCCCTCTTTTGTTGACTCAGAAAAAATTATCTGA
- a CDS encoding sigma-54 dependent transcriptional regulator, which produces MILIIDDDNAVSISLLLLLRQEGFEAQTASSPSEAIQFVQNNKPELIILDMNFSIETSGEQGLKLLEQILKIHATVPVILITGWATIDLAVKGMKAGAKDFVSKPWSNIQLLQSIRTILSLSQTKTQSISRKKLNEKYYFDNIIGEDPKLLQVLETVGRVSTTDASVLIMGESGTGKELIAEAIHYSSHRQKKSFVKVNLGGISTSLFESEMFGHKRGAFTDAKADRAGRFELAHKGTIFLDEIGELELSNQVKLLRVLQDKTFEVLGSSQTRSVDVRVVSATNRDLEKMVAEGTFREDLFYRINLITVKVPALRERPGDIPLLADFFVNNLKVIYNRPELTISKRAKQWLQTQPLPGNIRQLKNLVERTVLVTQKDTLEVEDFSLQPGVSTTVQPVVDQPEIGIMTLEEMEIQLIRKALDFHKHRIARVARSLGLSRSALYRRLEKYNIPYDAES; this is translated from the coding sequence ATGATCCTTATTATTGATGATGATAATGCTGTTTCCATTTCACTTCTTTTGTTACTGAGACAGGAAGGATTTGAAGCTCAGACAGCCAGCTCTCCATCTGAAGCCATACAGTTTGTCCAGAACAACAAACCTGAACTGATTATCCTTGATATGAATTTTTCTATTGAGACATCAGGAGAACAAGGATTGAAGTTGCTGGAACAAATCCTGAAAATACATGCCACAGTCCCGGTTATATTAATTACCGGATGGGCAACGATTGATCTGGCAGTAAAGGGCATGAAAGCAGGTGCAAAGGATTTTGTAAGTAAACCCTGGAGCAATATACAATTGCTCCAATCTATTCGCACCATTCTGAGTCTTTCACAAACAAAGACCCAATCAATCAGTCGTAAAAAGCTAAACGAGAAATACTATTTTGACAATATCATTGGAGAAGACCCAAAACTATTACAGGTCTTGGAAACGGTTGGCCGTGTCAGCACTACCGATGCCTCTGTATTGATTATGGGTGAAAGTGGTACGGGCAAAGAACTCATTGCAGAAGCGATACATTATAGTAGCCACCGACAAAAGAAATCCTTTGTCAAGGTAAATCTGGGTGGCATTTCGACAAGCTTGTTTGAAAGCGAGATGTTTGGTCATAAGAGAGGGGCATTTACAGATGCCAAAGCAGACAGAGCTGGCCGATTTGAACTGGCACACAAAGGAACTATATTTCTGGATGAGATTGGAGAACTGGAACTAAGTAATCAGGTGAAATTATTGCGGGTACTACAGGATAAGACATTCGAAGTACTTGGTAGCAGCCAAACCCGGTCAGTAGATGTACGTGTAGTAAGTGCCACAAACCGCGATCTTGAAAAGATGGTAGCAGAAGGAACATTCCGGGAAGACCTTTTTTATCGGATTAATCTTATCACAGTAAAGGTCCCAGCCCTGCGGGAGCGCCCTGGAGATATTCCCTTGCTGGCAGACTTCTTTGTAAACAACCTAAAAGTTATTTACAATCGCCCAGAACTCACTATTAGTAAGCGAGCCAAACAATGGTTGCAAACCCAGCCTCTGCCTGGCAATATCCGGCAGTTGAAAAACCTGGTAGAGCGAACTGTGCTTGTGACGCAAAAAGATACGCTGGAAGTAGAGGATTTTAGTCTGCAACCTGGAGTATCAACAACTGTTCAACCAGTGGTAGATCAACCTGAAATTGGTATAATGACCCTGGAAGAAATGGAAATACAGTTGATTAGAAAGGCACTTGATTTTCATAAACATCGTATAGCCAGAGTAGCCCGATCGCTGGGCCTCAGCCGCAGTGCTCTCTATCGCCGATTAGAAAAATACAATATTCCTTATGACGCTGAAAGTTAA
- a CDS encoding sensor histidine kinase: MTLKVKYILFIALVHSILLVFSFYWLKDNKILFIVTEALILLSIGASVMLYQDFIQPLKLIMTGIDSIKDKDFNVKFVKTGKYEMDQLIGVYNMMIDKLREERTLQQQQHFFLENLIQASPIGIIILDFDQKIASINPKAAQFIDLTDQTIFGKALNEVSHPLLEALTDLPSGESKTVSINGIEMYKCQKSHFVDRGFQRYFITIEELSAELLKAEKNAYGKVIRMMAHEVNNSIGPINSILDSALTYKAIEKPEYIHALQVAMERNQRLNIFMRNFADVVRLPQPQREQADIHHIIRDVATLMEQQAIASGIEFNIDIPDLPFLVFIDVQQIEQVLVNIIKNAIESIEQNGKIEFISKPDLRTLIVQDSGKGISKEAAAQLFSPFFSTKREGQGIGLTLIREILLNHDCDFSLQTLATGYTEFRIVFA; the protein is encoded by the coding sequence ATGACGCTGAAAGTTAAGTATATACTCTTTATTGCTCTTGTTCACTCTATTTTACTGGTATTCAGCTTTTACTGGCTCAAGGATAACAAAATACTATTCATTGTCACAGAGGCACTAATCCTTCTATCTATAGGTGCCTCTGTCATGCTCTATCAGGACTTCATTCAGCCTCTGAAGTTAATTATGACGGGGATTGATTCAATCAAAGACAAAGACTTCAATGTTAAGTTTGTCAAAACAGGAAAATATGAAATGGATCAGTTGATTGGGGTGTACAATATGATGATTGATAAACTTAGGGAAGAACGAACATTACAACAACAACAGCATTTCTTTCTTGAGAATCTGATCCAGGCCTCTCCTATTGGAATTATTATCTTAGACTTTGATCAGAAAATAGCCTCAATCAATCCCAAAGCTGCACAATTTATTGATCTGACAGATCAAACCATCTTTGGAAAGGCGCTTAATGAAGTCTCACATCCATTACTGGAAGCATTAACAGACCTCCCTTCCGGAGAATCCAAAACAGTAAGTATTAATGGCATTGAGATGTATAAATGCCAGAAATCGCATTTTGTTGATCGTGGCTTTCAACGCTATTTTATCACTATTGAAGAATTGTCTGCAGAATTGCTCAAAGCAGAAAAGAATGCCTATGGAAAAGTAATCCGGATGATGGCCCATGAGGTAAATAATTCCATTGGTCCCATCAATTCCATTCTGGATTCAGCACTTACCTATAAGGCAATCGAGAAACCTGAGTATATACACGCTTTACAGGTAGCGATGGAGCGCAATCAACGTCTCAATATTTTTATGCGTAATTTTGCAGATGTAGTGCGTCTTCCTCAACCACAAAGGGAACAAGCAGATATACATCATATTATCAGAGATGTAGCGACACTTATGGAGCAGCAAGCTATAGCAAGTGGCATTGAGTTTAACATTGACATACCTGATTTGCCTTTTCTTGTATTTATTGATGTTCAGCAAATAGAACAAGTATTGGTAAACATTATAAAAAATGCAATTGAGTCTATTGAGCAGAATGGCAAAATAGAATTTATCAGTAAACCAGACCTCCGCACCCTGATAGTTCAGGATTCGGGCAAAGGCATTTCAAAAGAAGCTGCTGCACAGTTATTCTCTCCCTTCTTCAGTACTAAACGTGAAGGTCAGGGAATAGGACTGACTTTAATCCGCGAAATCCTTCTTAATCATGACTGTGATTTTTCTCTTCAGACTCTGGCTACTGGCTACACAGAATTCCGAATTGTGTTTGCATGA
- the mraY gene encoding phospho-N-acetylmuramoyl-pentapeptide-transferase: MLYYLFDYLDKQFDFFGAGVFRFLSFRASMALIIAMSIGAIYGKQLINLLRRLQVGESIRDLGLQGQMEKKGTPTMGGFIIIGSILLPVLLFARLDNVYIILLIISTIWLGLIGFIDDYIKVFKKNKEGLSGRFKIVGQVGLGLIIGLTLYYNDNVVIRKYEGRINYDNIAATKYHDIKSLTTTVPFFKNNELDYGQILTFLPHDYQWIVYVLIAIFIITAVSNGANITDGIDGLAAGTSAIIGLTLGLFAYLSGNAIFANYLKIMYIPHLGELVIFCAAFVGACVGFLWYNSYPASVFMGDTGSLTLGGIIAVIALIVRKELMIPIICGIFLAENISVILQVYYFKYQKRRRGIEYAREHRLFKMAPLHHHYQRLGYHESKIVIRFFIIAIILAVFSIATLKLR, encoded by the coding sequence ATGCTTTACTATCTTTTTGACTATTTAGACAAACAGTTTGATTTCTTTGGTGCTGGCGTATTCCGCTTTCTTTCATTTCGTGCCAGTATGGCGTTGATCATCGCTATGTCTATTGGAGCTATATACGGAAAGCAGCTTATCAATCTTCTGCGACGATTACAGGTAGGAGAGTCCATTAGAGATCTGGGCCTTCAGGGACAAATGGAAAAAAAAGGAACACCAACAATGGGTGGATTTATTATCATTGGTTCTATTCTGTTACCAGTGCTTTTGTTTGCGCGATTAGATAATGTATATATTATCTTATTGATAATAAGTACCATATGGCTTGGATTGATAGGGTTTATAGATGACTATATTAAAGTATTTAAAAAGAATAAGGAAGGGTTAAGTGGCCGGTTTAAAATTGTTGGGCAAGTTGGTTTAGGATTGATTATTGGGCTTACACTTTATTATAATGACAATGTGGTGATTCGTAAATATGAAGGTCGTATCAACTACGATAATATCGCTGCAACCAAATACCATGATATCAAGTCACTAACAACAACAGTTCCTTTTTTTAAAAATAATGAACTGGATTATGGGCAAATTCTGACTTTTCTTCCCCATGATTATCAGTGGATAGTATATGTATTAATAGCTATTTTTATTATTACGGCTGTTTCCAATGGAGCTAATATTACAGATGGGATAGATGGATTAGCGGCAGGCACCTCAGCAATTATCGGCCTTACCCTTGGGCTATTTGCCTACTTGTCAGGGAACGCGATTTTTGCAAACTATCTGAAAATTATGTACATACCTCATCTTGGCGAGTTAGTAATATTTTGTGCCGCTTTTGTGGGTGCGTGTGTAGGATTTCTGTGGTACAACTCCTATCCAGCTTCTGTATTTATGGGTGATACAGGTAGTTTAACATTAGGTGGAATTATTGCGGTAATTGCGTTGATTGTTCGTAAAGAATTAATGATTCCAATCATCTGTGGCATATTCCTGGCAGAAAATATTTCTGTTATCTTACAGGTGTACTACTTTAAATACCAGAAACGACGCAGAGGTATAGAGTATGCACGAGAACACCGCTTGTTTAAAATGGCTCCGTTACATCACCACTACCAGCGTTTGGGATATCATGAATCAAAAATTGTAATCCGATTCTTTATCATTGCCATTATTCTGGCTGTATTTAGTATCGCAACGCTAAAGCTACGATAA
- the murD gene encoding UDP-N-acetylmuramoyl-L-alanine--D-glutamate ligase, whose translation MKIVVLGGGESGVGAALLAKAKGFEVFLSDKGKLQESYRQTLRDNDIPFEEETHTEDLILDATEVIKSPGIPDKVDIIKKLKALSIPVISEIEFASRYTKAKLVAITGSNGKTTTTLLTYHLFKEAGLNVGLAGNVGHSFAELVIEDKFDWYVLEMSSFQLDNSYTFRPYISILTNITPDHLDRYDYKFENYIDSKFRVIQSQTPEDYFIYYRDSPPIKEKLETIELKPLALPITTSPEGAELGNTNLSYVTDSLLRTSYRTSEIQIAIKDLPLKGVHNALNISCALLACQIAGINDTAILAGLQTFRNAPHRLEKVGEINGVTFINDSKATNVDSVFYALGSFDQEPLIWIAGGVDKGNDYTQIEELVKQKVKALICLGKDNSKLQAFFKGKIPAIYESQSIEDVITLGTEIGRPGDVVLLSPACASFDLFRNYEDRGDQFRKAVVSRE comes from the coding sequence ATGAAAATTGTTGTTTTGGGTGGCGGTGAAAGCGGAGTAGGAGCAGCTTTACTGGCTAAAGCAAAAGGATTTGAGGTGTTTTTATCCGATAAAGGAAAATTACAGGAAAGTTATCGGCAAACGTTGAGGGACAATGATATTCCGTTTGAAGAAGAAACACATACTGAAGACTTGATTCTGGATGCCACTGAAGTAATTAAAAGTCCTGGTATTCCTGATAAGGTTGATATCATCAAGAAACTAAAAGCGCTGAGCATTCCTGTCATTTCTGAAATAGAGTTTGCCTCACGCTATACAAAAGCAAAGCTTGTTGCCATAACTGGTTCTAATGGAAAGACTACCACAACACTATTAACCTACCACTTATTTAAAGAGGCTGGTCTCAATGTAGGACTAGCAGGAAATGTAGGGCATAGTTTTGCAGAGTTGGTGATTGAAGATAAATTTGACTGGTATGTATTGGAAATGAGTAGTTTTCAGTTAGACAATAGTTATACCTTTCGTCCATATATTTCTATACTGACCAATATTACACCTGATCACTTGGATCGGTATGATTATAAGTTTGAAAACTATATTGATTCAAAGTTTAGGGTCATTCAGTCTCAAACACCAGAAGACTATTTTATCTATTATAGAGATAGTCCTCCCATTAAAGAAAAGCTGGAGACTATTGAGTTGAAGCCTCTTGCTTTACCAATTACAACCAGTCCTGAGGGGGCAGAGTTAGGTAATACAAACCTTTCGTATGTGACAGATTCGTTACTTAGAACAAGTTATAGGACATCAGAAATACAAATAGCTATAAAAGACCTCCCATTGAAAGGTGTACACAATGCATTGAATATTTCCTGTGCACTGTTAGCCTGTCAGATTGCGGGTATTAATGACACAGCTATTCTGGCAGGATTGCAGACTTTCAGAAACGCCCCTCATAGATTAGAGAAAGTAGGCGAAATAAATGGGGTTACATTTATCAATGATTCTAAAGCAACAAATGTAGATTCTGTGTTTTACGCTTTAGGTAGTTTTGATCAGGAACCATTGATCTGGATTGCGGGTGGTGTAGATAAGGGAAATGATTATACTCAAATAGAAGAGCTTGTAAAACAGAAGGTAAAAGCCCTTATTTGTTTGGGTAAAGATAATAGCAAACTGCAGGCATTTTTTAAGGGAAAAATACCTGCTATTTATGAAAGTCAGAGTATTGAAGATGTCATAACGCTAGGCACGGAAATTGGCAGGCCTGGAGATGTGGTATTGCTTTCCCCAGCTTGTGCCAGTTTCGACCTGTTCCGTAATTATGAAGATCGGGGAGATCAGTTCCGAAAAGCTGTAGTAAGCCGAGAATGA
- a CDS encoding ABC transporter ATP-binding protein, with the protein MSILRVQDLTKSYQSGGRTLTVLEAVSFELQPGDTFSIVGPSGSGKTTLLGLCAGLDRASSGSVYLNDICLDNLTEDQRAAVRNEHVGFIFQNFQLLPTLTALENVMVPMELRGAKNARAYAQELLERVGLGQRGHHYPTQLSGGEQQRVSLARAFSNRPKILFADEPTGNLDDETSIKVENLLFELNRENGTTLVLVTHDLELAAKTQRIILIKGGKVIADSISAIIS; encoded by the coding sequence ATGTCTATTCTTCGTGTGCAGGACTTAACCAAGTCCTATCAAAGTGGCGGCCGCACTCTTACAGTGTTGGAAGCAGTAAGCTTCGAATTACAACCTGGTGATACCTTTTCCATTGTAGGTCCTTCAGGCAGTGGTAAAACTACTTTGCTAGGGTTATGTGCAGGTTTAGACAGAGCATCTTCTGGAAGTGTATATCTGAATGACATATGTTTGGATAATCTTACAGAAGACCAACGTGCTGCAGTACGGAATGAACATGTAGGATTTATCTTTCAGAATTTCCAGTTGTTGCCTACTCTTACGGCATTAGAAAACGTGATGGTTCCGATGGAATTACGAGGAGCAAAAAATGCACGAGCTTATGCACAGGAATTGCTCGAACGTGTAGGACTGGGTCAGAGAGGTCATCACTATCCTACTCAGTTATCGGGAGGAGAACAACAACGGGTTTCTCTGGCAAGAGCATTTTCCAACCGTCCCAAAATCCTGTTTGCCGATGAACCTACAGGTAATCTGGATGATGAAACCAGTATTAAAGTCGAAAATCTGTTGTTTGAACTAAATCGGGAGAATGGTACGACGCTGGTTCTGGTGACTCATGATCTGGAACTTGCAGCCAAAACACAGAGAATTATCCTTATCAAAGGAGGTAAAGTAATAGCAGATAGCATATCTGCTATTATTTCATAA
- a CDS encoding arylesterase codes for MSTLKTTIYHFVVLWVMGLTLFACSSRSTEDQTNSERVNANDSTQTNKMPLAKKQTILFFGNSLTAGYGLDPTEAFSSLIQKKIDSLKLPYTVINAGLSGETSAGGKARISWVLRQPVDIFVLELGANDGLRGIELSDTRKNLQAIIDTVKAKNPDTKLVLAGMQMPPNLGKKYITEFKDLYPKLAEANQAVLIPFLLDKVAGIPSLNQSDGIHPTAEGHRIVAENVWVILQPLLTQSSL; via the coding sequence ATGTCAACCTTGAAAACAACCATTTATCATTTTGTTGTCCTTTGGGTTATGGGATTAACATTGTTTGCCTGTTCTTCCAGGTCAACTGAGGATCAGACCAACTCCGAAAGAGTCAATGCAAATGATTCAACCCAAACAAATAAGATGCCTCTTGCTAAAAAGCAGACTATTTTATTTTTTGGAAATAGCCTTACGGCCGGATACGGATTAGATCCAACAGAAGCATTTTCTTCACTGATACAGAAAAAAATAGATTCGTTGAAGTTGCCATATACCGTTATTAATGCTGGCTTGAGTGGTGAAACCTCTGCTGGAGGGAAAGCCCGTATCAGCTGGGTGTTGCGACAACCTGTAGATATATTTGTTCTTGAACTTGGAGCAAATGACGGTTTGCGTGGGATTGAACTGTCTGATACCCGAAAAAATCTACAGGCTATTATTGACACCGTAAAGGCCAAAAATCCAGATACAAAGCTCGTATTGGCAGGAATGCAGATGCCGCCTAATCTGGGCAAAAAGTATATTACTGAGTTTAAAGATCTTTATCCTAAGTTAGCTGAAGCAAATCAGGCTGTCCTGATTCCGTTCCTGCTGGATAAAGTAGCAGGAATCCCGTCCCTTAATCAGTCAGATGGCATACATCCTACAGCAGAAGGACACCGAATCGTAGCTGAAAATGTTTGGGTTATTTTACAGCCTTTGCTTACACAATCGTCTTTATAA